One window of the Trifolium pratense cultivar HEN17-A07 linkage group LG2, ARS_RC_1.1, whole genome shotgun sequence genome contains the following:
- the LOC123907352 gene encoding pollen receptor-like kinase 3, producing the protein MAAVRFLLLIFPLLISHSFSVPETEALLKLKKSFTNTQSLSSWQPNTNPCSPPRWTGVICFNNVVESLHLVGLGLSGTIDIDSLLKISSLRTISFVNNSFSGPIPEFNKLGALKAIYLSENQFSGPIPPQFFSQLGSLKKAWLNNNKFSGNIPESLTALRFLGELHLENNEFSGPVPEFKQEIKSFDVSNNKLNGAIPASMSRFEAKAFAGNVELCGKPLDKECDSSLPSSTYSISPDDGGQGSGWAVKVIGILIVATVVAVLFTLVKSKRNIDDDFSVVSRENNDVVQVHVPSSNHSRSEGGGGSSSKKESRRGSSKSGGMGDLIMVNDEKGVFGLPDLMKAAAEVLGNGGLGSAYKAAMTNGLSVVVKRMREMNKVSRDIFDAEMRRFGRLRNRNILTPLAYHYRREEKLFVTEYMPKGSLLYVLHGDRGTSHAELNWPTRLKVVKGIARGLTFLYTEFASDDLPHGNLKSSNILLTDNYEPLLSDFAFHPLINTNYATQTMFAYKTPDYTVYQKVSQKTDVYCLGIIILEIITGKFPSQYHSNGKGGTDVVQWVFTAISERREAELIDPELTGNNTDSTNQMLQLIQIGAACTESNPEQRLNMKEAIRRIEELQI; encoded by the exons ATGGCCGCTGTTCGCTTCCTTCTTCTCATCTTCCCTCTTCTCATCTCTCATTCTTTTTCCGTTCCAGAAACTGAAGCACTTCTCAAActcaaaaaatcattcacaaaCACACAGTCTCTTTCTTCATGGCAACCTAATACAAATCCATGTTCTCCTCCAAGATGGACCGGTGTCATATGTTTCAATAACGTCGTCGAAAGTCTTCATCTTGTTGGTTTAGGTCTCTCTGGAACAATTGATATTGATtctcttttaaaaatttcatccTTAAGAACTATTAGTTTTGTTAACAACTCTTTCTCTGGTCCTATTCCTGAATTCAACAAACTTGGTGCTTTGAAAGCTATATATTTATCTGAAAATCAATTCTCAGGACCTATCCCTCCACAGTTTTTTTCCCAATTAGGTTCTTTGAAAAAAGCATGGCTCAATAACAACAAATTCTCAGGAAATATACCTGAATCTTTAACAGCTCTTCGCTTCCTTGGCGAGTTACATCTAGAAAACAATGAATTCTCTGGTCCTGTTCCAGAATtcaaacaagaaattaaatCCTTCGACGTGTCTAATAACAAATTAAACGGTGCAATACCTGCTTCAATGTCAAGGTTTGAAGCAAAAGCTTTTGCAGGAAATGTAGAGCTTTGTGGGAAGCCTCTTGACAAAGAATGTGACTCTTCTTTGCCTTCTTCTACGTATTCAATTTCCCCTGATGATGGTGGACAAGGTTCTGGTTGGGCTGTTAAAGTTATTGGAATTCTCATTGTTGCTACCGTTGTGGCCGTGCTTTTCACATTGGTAAAATCAAAACGTAATATTGACGATGATTTCAGCGTTGTGAGTAGAGAAAATAATGACGTTGTTCAAGTTCATGTTCCTAGCTCTAACCATAGCAGATCAGAAGGTGGTGGTGGTAGTAGTAGCAAAAAGGAATCTAGGAGAGGTTCCTCAAAGAGTGGTGGAATGGGTGATCTTATTATGGTGAATGATGaaaagggtgtgtttggtttacCTGATTTGATGAAAGCTGCCGCCGAGGTTTTGGGAAATGGTGGGTTAGGTTCTGCTTATAAAGCTGCTATGACTAATGGTTTATCTGTGGTTGTGAAGAGGATGCGAGAGATGAATAAAGTTAGCAGAGATATATTTGATGCTGAGATGAGACGGTTTGGGAGGCTTAGAAACCGTAATATTTTGACTCCTTTGGCTTATCATTACCGCAGGGAAGAGAAGTTGTTTGTTACTGAATATATGCCCAAAGGAAGCTTGTTATATGTCTTGCATG GTGATAGAGGAACAAGTCATGCTGAACTGAATTGGCCAACGCGTTTGAAGGTTGTGAAAGGGATTGCACGCGGATTAACCTTTCTTTACACTGAATTCGCATCCGATGATCTGCCACATGGAAACCTTAAATCAAGCAACATACTACTAACTGATAATTATGAACCACTCCTGAGTGACTTTGCATTTCATCCACTAATCAATACAAACTATGCAACACAAACAATGTTTGCATACAAAACTCCTGATTATACAGTCTACCAAAAAGTTTCACAGAAAACCGATGTTTATTGTCTTGGAATCATCATTCTTGAAATCATTACAGGGAAATTCCCTTCTCAATATCACAGTAATGGTAAAGGTGGTACTGATGTTGTTCAATGGGTTTTCACAGCAATATCTGAAAGAAGAGAAGCTGAATTGATTGATCCAGAGTTAACAGGGAATAATACAGATTCAACTAATCAAATGTTACAACTTATTCAAATCGGAGCTGCTTGCACAGAAAGTAACCCTGAACAACGACTTAACATGAAGGAAGCAATTAGGAGGATAGAGGAATTACAAATTTAA
- the LOC123907350 gene encoding ubiquinone biosynthesis protein COQ9-B, mitochondrial, with product MYRTAAKRLLSSARHYNGNSVFRFRRPHALITSSRFSTTESQPFSNPQSINDPIPIPLSTTENPSFYDSTSSSSSSSSSSDEDSKRFETPKSRAKYEDEHARLLSASLTHVMKLGWTEAALVAGAKDVGLSPSIVGSLSRKEAALVEFFMDDCLQRLVDRIDSDGSLKTLTPSDCISMLIRLRLEMQAPYISTWPQALSIQAQPANVPTSFKQRAMLVDEISHAAGDTASDIDWYAKRTVLGGIYSTTEIYMLTDGSAGFRDTWAFLDARVKDAFDLKKTIQEAQYLAEAVSAGLGNSFQGFVGKVFRR from the exons ATGTATCGAACGGCGGCGAAGCGATTATTGTCCAGTGCAAGGCACTACAACGGAAACTCCGTATTCCGATTCCGGCGTCCTCATGCATTGATAACATCTTCTCGCTTTTCCACAACAGAGAGTCAACCTTTTTCAAATCCACAATCTATCAACGATCCAATTCCAATTCCCCTTTCCACAACCGAAAACCCTAGTTTCTATGATTCcacttcttcatcatcatcatcatcatcatcttcggATGAAGATTCAAAGCGCTTCGAGACTCCGAAATCAAGAGCTAAGTACGAGGACGAACATGCTCGATTGCTTAGCGCATCACTCACTCACGTC ATGAAGTTGGGATGGACAGAAGCAGCGCTAGTTGCAGGAGCAAAGGATGTTGGTCTTTCACCTTCTATCGTTGGATCTTTATCAAGGAAGGAAGCAGCATTGGTTGAG tTTTTCATGGATGACTGCTTACAAAGACTCGTTGATAGAATTGACTCAGACGGAAGTTTGAAAACTTTGACACCTAGTGACTGCATCTCTATGCTTATCAGATTGCGTCTAGAAATGCAAGCTCCTTACATATCAACATGGCCTCAAGCTCTAAGCATCCAG GCACAGCCAGCAAATGTTCCAACGAGTTTTAAGCAGAGGGCAATGCTTGTGGATGAGATATCGCATGCTGCTGGTGATACTGCCTCTGACATTGATTGGTACGCCAAGCGCACTGTCCTCGGAGGAATATATTCAACGACGGAGATTTATATGCTGACAGATGGTTCTGCTG GTTTTCGGGATACATGGGCATTTTTGGATGCTCGAGTGAAAGATGCATTTGATCTAAAGAAAACCATTCAAGAG GCACAATATTTAGCAGAAGCTGTCAGTGCCGGGCTGGGGAACTCCTTTCAAGGGTTTGTTGGGAAAGTTTTTCGGAGATGA
- the LOC123907355 gene encoding protein TIFY 10A-like yields MSTSSEYSAFSANNNNNNKSSTFSQTCNLLSQFIKDKGTFGTLSLHNPSTLTLTPNVSPDSSCSGTTTMDFFPTKEEELKTVDFLSTSGFNSIVAQETKTAQLTMFYNGQVIVLDDFPAQKVEELKSFAKTKTQIQPSINPNIITQPSSTLIIGEPTIARKASLLRFMEKRKDRVTSKSPYSKPSNPSLMQ; encoded by the exons ATGTCGACTTCATCAGAATATTCTGCGTTTTCcgccaacaacaacaacaacaacaaatcatcaacgttttctcaaacttgtaatCTATTGAGCCAATTCATCAAAGACAAGGGTACTTTCGGAACTCTCTCCCTTCACAATCCATCCACCCTCACCCTCACACCAAATG TGTCTCCTGATTCATCTTGTTCTGGAACAACAACCATGGACTTCTTTccaacaaaagaagaagaacTTAAAACTGTAGATTTTTTATCTACCAG TGGATTTAACTCTATTGTTGCTCAAGAGACTAAAACTGCACAATTGACTATGTTTTATAATGGACAAGTTATTGTGTTGGATGATTTTCCTGCTCAGAAAGTTGAGGAGCTTAAGTCATTTGCAAAAACTAAAACTCAGATTCAACCTTCAATTAATCCTAATATCATCACTCAACCATCTTCCACACTGATTATTGGAG AACCAACAATTGCTAGAAAAGCTTCACTTCTTCGATTCATGGAAAAGAGGAAAGATAG AGTTACTTCCAAATCACCATACTCTAAACCAAGCAATCCATCTCTGATGCAGTAA
- the LOC123907353 gene encoding probable polygalacturonase, which produces MMVETSTLGRFHHQRLDFKRCVPAFITSHKTLFLVLWIAAFSSVFIWQRNMVVGGFLFFGRVSVRPIPKMRPVVFNLTDFGGVGDGVTLNTEAFERAVSAISKLGKKGGAQLNVPPGRWLTAPFNLTSHITLFLAQDSVILGIDDEKYWPLMPPLPSYGYGRERPGPRYGSLIHGQNLKDVVITGHNGTINGQGQAWWKKFRQKRLNYTRGPLVQIMWSSDIVITNITLRDSPFWTFHPYDCKNITVKGVTILAPVIEAPNTDGIDPDSCEDMLIEDCYISVGDDAIAIKSGWDQYGIAYARPSMNIMIRNLVVRSMVSAGISIGSEMSGGVSNITVENLLVWDSRRGVRIKTAPGRGGYVRQITYRNITFENVRVGIVMKTDYNEHPDDGYDPTALPDIRDISFTSIYGHGVRVPVRIHGSEEIPVRNVTFREMSVGLTYKKKHIFQCAFVHGRVIGTIFPSPCENLDRYNEQGQLVKHSMSQNVTDIDYDF; this is translated from the exons ATGATGGTGGAAACCTCAACATTAGGTCGGTTCCACCACCAAAGACTCGACTTTAAACGCTGCGTTCCGGCATTCATAACCTCACACAAGACCCTCTTTTTGGTTCTATGGATCGCAGCTTTTTCGTCGGTTTTTATTTGGCAAAGAAACATGGTGGTTGGTGGGTTTTTGTTTTTCGGACGAGTTTCGGTTAGACCGATTCCCAAGATGAGACCCGTGGTTTTCAATTTGACGGATTTTGGTGGTGTGGGTGATGGGGTTACTCTCAATACTGAAGCTTTTGAAAGAGCTGTTTCTGCTATATCTAAATTGGGGAAGAAAGGTGGGGCCCAGCTCAATGTTCCTCCTGGTCGTTGGCTCACTGCACCGTTCAATCTTACCAGCCATATCACTCTTTTTCTAGCTCAAGATTCTGTTATTCTTGGCATtgat GATGAGAAGTATTGGCCACTCATGCCTCCGTTGCCTTCATATGGGTATGGAAGGGAGCGTCCTGGGCCTCGATATGGAAGTTTGATTCATGGTCAGAATCTTAAAGATGTTGTGATAACAG GGCATAATGGCACCATAAATGGACAAGGACAAGCATGGTGGAAAAAATTTCGCCAGAAGCGTCTCAACTACACAAGGGGGCCACTTGTTCAGATCATGTGGTCTAGTGACATTGTAATCACTAATATTACTCTACGTGACTCTCCTTTTTGGACATTTCATCCATATGACTGCAAAAACATTACAGTAAAAGGTGTTACAATTTTGGCTCCTGTAATTGAAGCTCCAAACACTGACGGCATAGATCCTG ACTCTTGCGAGGATATGTTGATAGAGGACTGTTACATAAGTGTGGGAGATGATGCAATTGCTATAAAGAGTGGTTGGGATCAATATGGAATTGCTTATGCAAGGCCTTCCATGAATATAATGATCCGAAACCTTGTTGTTCGCTCTATGGTCAG TGCTGGTATCTCAATAGGCAGTGAGATGTCTGGTGGGGTATCCAACATCACAGTGGAGAATCTTCTTGTATGGGATTCTAGGCGTGGTGTGAGGATAAAGACTGCACCTGGGCGAGGGGGATATGTGCGACAAATAACTTATCGGAATATAACGTTTGAGAATGTCCGTGTTGGAATTGTGATGAAGACAGATTACAATGAACACCCTGATGACGGCTATGACCCTACAGCACTTCCAGATATAAGAGACATTAGCTTCACCAGTATCTATGGCCATGGAGTTCGTGTGCCGGTACGTATTCACGGTAGCGAAGAGATTCCTGTGAGAAATGTAACTTTTCGTGAAATGTCAGTTGGATTAACCTACAAGAAGAAACACATATTTCAATGTGCATTTGTACACGGCCGCGTAATAGGGACCATTTTCCCATCTCCATGCGAGAACCTTGATCGGTACAATGAGCAAGGACAGCTGGTTAAACATTCCATGTCCCAGAATGTAACAGATATAGATTATGATTTTTGA